The Leptospira hartskeerlii genome contains a region encoding:
- a CDS encoding M3 family metallopeptidase: MSSLILFREFPQIALSAQKEKVREKIQNTKKVLEEVLQKKDVNYESVIRPLNDSMEELQEEFTVLSHLNSVKNSEETQKQYTEILPEITEFHTELGQNEELFKLYSQIYEKEKSYLDRPKNKVLEDAILQFKLGGVGLPDDKKSRLQEIQLKLSDLSNQFSQNLLDSTNSFEMKIESEEDVKEIPESDKALYKNEDGTYTFTLQFPSYNCYMTYGSNRSKREELYKAYVTRASGNGKILEEILALRDESAKLLGYKNYAESSLATKVADSPEQVLDFLQKIGKLARPVAEKEISELKKFAGTLGISDFQAFDSAYVSEKLKKKDYDFDEELTRPYFEKNTVVKGTFSFLEKLLGLKFEKTEAPIWDPKTEVYHVKNGSEIIARLYLDLEARKDKQGGAWMNHWETRNKLSGKTILPSAFVVCNFPPSKDGAPSLLNHSDVVTFFHEMGHALHHLCAKIEEPPVSGINGVEWDAVEFPSQFLENFAYEPEVLDFFAFHYETGKPIPKELAQKLKDTKNFLAAMGVVRQLEFGIFDIRIHLQKYSEAEVQNILDTVRKEVSVLFPPGYNKFQNGFGHIFSGGYAAGYYSYKWAELLAADAFFAFRSKGIFDEDLAVKYRTEVLEKGGSENAMVLFKRFLGRDPEPDALLKLYDLVA, translated from the coding sequence ATGAGTTCCTTAATTCTATTCAGAGAATTTCCCCAAATTGCACTTTCTGCCCAAAAGGAGAAGGTGAGAGAAAAGATCCAAAACACTAAAAAGGTTTTGGAAGAAGTTTTACAGAAGAAGGATGTAAATTATGAGTCTGTAATACGACCTCTGAACGATTCTATGGAAGAATTGCAGGAAGAATTTACTGTACTTTCTCACCTAAATAGTGTTAAAAATAGTGAAGAAACCCAAAAACAATATACTGAGATCCTCCCTGAGATCACAGAATTTCATACTGAACTGGGTCAGAACGAAGAATTATTCAAACTATACTCTCAAATTTATGAGAAAGAAAAATCTTATTTAGACAGGCCTAAGAACAAGGTCTTAGAAGACGCGATCCTACAATTCAAACTGGGAGGAGTCGGACTTCCAGATGATAAAAAAAGTCGACTGCAAGAAATTCAACTCAAGCTTTCCGATCTTTCTAATCAATTCTCTCAAAATCTTTTAGACTCCACAAATTCTTTCGAAATGAAAATCGAATCCGAAGAAGATGTAAAAGAAATTCCTGAATCAGACAAGGCATTGTATAAAAACGAAGACGGGACTTACACATTTACTCTTCAGTTCCCGAGTTATAATTGTTATATGACCTATGGAAGCAATCGTTCCAAGAGAGAAGAATTATATAAAGCATACGTAACTAGAGCTTCGGGAAATGGAAAAATTTTAGAAGAGATACTGGCTCTCCGAGATGAGTCTGCAAAATTACTCGGATATAAAAATTATGCAGAATCTTCTTTGGCGACTAAGGTAGCGGATTCTCCGGAGCAAGTGTTGGACTTCCTACAAAAAATTGGAAAACTTGCAAGGCCGGTAGCCGAGAAGGAAATCTCTGAACTCAAAAAATTTGCTGGGACACTTGGTATTTCCGACTTTCAGGCATTCGACAGCGCCTATGTTTCGGAGAAGTTAAAGAAGAAGGATTATGATTTTGACGAAGAGCTGACCCGTCCTTATTTCGAAAAGAATACTGTGGTAAAGGGAACCTTCTCCTTTTTGGAAAAACTTTTAGGATTAAAATTCGAGAAGACTGAGGCTCCCATTTGGGATCCTAAAACGGAAGTCTATCATGTAAAAAACGGCTCTGAAATTATCGCAAGATTATACTTGGACTTGGAAGCTAGAAAGGACAAACAAGGTGGGGCTTGGATGAATCATTGGGAAACTAGAAATAAACTTTCTGGTAAAACAATCCTTCCTTCTGCATTCGTGGTTTGTAATTTTCCTCCTTCTAAGGATGGCGCTCCTTCTCTCTTAAATCATTCTGATGTAGTAACATTTTTCCATGAGATGGGACATGCACTCCACCATCTATGTGCAAAAATTGAAGAGCCTCCCGTAAGCGGTATCAACGGAGTAGAATGGGACGCAGTGGAATTTCCTTCCCAGTTTTTGGAAAATTTTGCTTACGAGCCCGAGGTGTTGGATTTTTTTGCATTCCATTATGAAACAGGAAAGCCAATCCCGAAGGAACTAGCTCAAAAGTTAAAGGATACCAAAAACTTTCTGGCGGCAATGGGAGTGGTCCGACAATTAGAATTCGGAATTTTTGATATAAGGATCCATCTCCAAAAATATTCGGAAGCGGAAGTGCAGAATATATTGGATACTGTTCGAAAAGAAGTCAGTGTTCTTTTTCCACCTGGATATAACAAATTCCAGAATGGATTTGGTCATATTTTCTCAGGAGGATATGCAGCAGGCTATTATAGTTATAAATGGGCAGAACTTTTAGCAGCAGACGCGTTTTTTGCGTTTAGATCCAAGGGAATTTTTGATGAGGATCTGGCGGTAAAATATAGAACCGAGGTTTTGGAAAAAGGAGGCTCCGAGAACGCAATGGTGCTATTCAAACGTTTTCTTGGACGAGATCCTGAACCGGACGCTCTATTAAAACTCTATGATTTAGTAGCCTAA
- a CDS encoding glutathione S-transferase family protein: MIKLYGYPISNYTNKVKLALLEKGLEFEEIRTGFSQDEEFLQKSPMGKIPYLEVDGKYLVESQAILEFLDDAYPNTKRLIPSDPFEAAEVRTIISFIENYIDIPARRLYESIVEGKTISPETVEFTRLSIQKGARALSRVAKFSPYIAGKEFTAADCSAFATFQIISDHIADWISPNPLFEIPELQEYLDMMMQNPNAVKVDKPKSVVMKALKRLRK, translated from the coding sequence ATGATAAAACTATACGGTTACCCGATCAGCAATTATACGAATAAGGTCAAATTGGCACTTTTAGAAAAAGGTTTGGAGTTCGAAGAGATTCGCACCGGTTTTTCTCAAGATGAGGAGTTCCTGCAAAAAAGCCCGATGGGAAAAATTCCTTATTTAGAAGTAGATGGAAAATATCTGGTAGAGTCCCAAGCTATCCTGGAATTCCTAGATGATGCTTATCCCAACACCAAACGTTTGATCCCTTCCGATCCCTTTGAAGCGGCTGAAGTTAGAACGATTATATCTTTCATCGAAAATTATATAGATATCCCTGCCCGCAGATTGTACGAGTCGATCGTAGAAGGTAAAACGATCTCACCTGAAACTGTGGAATTCACAAGACTCTCCATCCAAAAAGGAGCGAGAGCGCTTTCCAGAGTGGCAAAATTTTCTCCGTACATCGCTGGAAAAGAATTCACTGCGGCGGATTGTTCTGCGTTTGCCACCTTTCAGATCATAAGCGATCATATCGCAGATTGGATCTCTCCGAATCCGCTCTTCGAAATTCCGGAACTGCAAGAATATCTGGATATGATGATGCAGAATCCGAATGCGGTAAAAGTGGACAAACCGAAGTCAGTCGTAATGAAAGCTTTAAAAAGACTCCGCAAATAG
- a CDS encoding SDR family NAD(P)-dependent oxidoreductase, with protein MKKTALITGASVGIGYEISKLAAKDGYDLILVARNLKTLNSVKKEMESLGANVEVLSADLSDPKSPKKIYDFAKKKKAIVDLLVNNAGFGTNGKFHSLDLKEELDLIQVNVTSLVELTHLFLKDMRERHTGKILNVASTAAFQPGPMMTNYYASKAYVLFFSEGIAEEVRKDGVNVTCLCPGPTKTEFFKRAEMDKSAILNSALVPKADAAYVAKIGYQGVKAGKAVVISGMANKVMAQSIRITPRFLVRKLAKFLNTVN; from the coding sequence ATGAAAAAAACAGCATTAATTACCGGAGCAAGCGTAGGCATCGGTTATGAAATTTCTAAATTAGCCGCAAAAGATGGTTACGATCTGATACTCGTAGCAAGAAATCTTAAAACCTTAAACTCCGTAAAAAAGGAAATGGAAAGTTTAGGAGCGAATGTAGAAGTCCTTTCCGCAGATTTATCCGACCCGAAGTCTCCTAAAAAAATTTACGACTTCGCTAAAAAGAAAAAAGCGATTGTGGATCTTCTGGTGAACAACGCAGGCTTCGGGACAAACGGAAAATTCCATTCTTTAGATCTGAAAGAAGAATTGGATCTGATCCAAGTCAATGTGACTTCTCTTGTGGAGTTGACTCATCTGTTTTTGAAGGACATGAGAGAAAGACATACGGGAAAAATTTTAAACGTGGCTTCTACTGCAGCTTTCCAGCCTGGTCCGATGATGACAAATTATTATGCTTCCAAAGCATACGTTCTATTCTTTTCGGAAGGTATTGCGGAAGAAGTCCGGAAAGATGGTGTGAATGTTACATGTCTTTGTCCTGGGCCGACTAAAACAGAATTTTTCAAAAGAGCGGAGATGGATAAGTCTGCGATCTTGAATAGCGCTCTTGTGCCCAAGGCAGATGCGGCTTATGTTGCAAAGATTGGTTACCAAGGCGTTAAAGCAGGCAAGGCGGTTGTAATCTCAGGAATGGCAAACAAGGTAATGGCACAATCTATTCGGATCACTCCTAGGTTCTTGGTCCGTAAATTGGCAAAATTCTTAAATACAGTAAACTAG
- a CDS encoding sterol desaturase family protein produces MQETILDKAVPFFLGLALVEFIWGRRRSIYRWNDSISDLATGILYSFTGVIITLGAIILYDKIRIYYSIQSLFHVAEFPSSSPFAKTANGWEFNLGSFLAWTFVLIAVDFIYYWFHRATHEIHFLWACHVTHHSSEEFNLTVALRQSMFQRIFEYAFNLPLALLGIPWWMFFICHGILKIYQFWVHTRLVGKLGWMEKVLLTPSHHRVHHGRDPEYLDKNHGGILILWDRMFGTYAEEKKEPIYGLTEPLPTFNPIWANLHVYVSLWNLVKATPGWKDKLLLLIKKPDWRPDSLGGEKKVPEINRSTYTKFDPSISNSRKVYGVLQFIVLAGLSAYLLKLLKLGKMSLALYSGFGVWFFFAFLSLGLVWNGRAKMEKWEVLKFVLLCLLVWNLK; encoded by the coding sequence ATGCAAGAAACGATTTTGGACAAGGCGGTTCCTTTTTTCTTAGGGCTAGCTTTGGTGGAATTTATATGGGGGAGAAGGAGATCCATCTATAGATGGAACGACTCTATCTCCGATTTGGCGACTGGGATCTTATACTCTTTTACCGGAGTTATAATCACTTTAGGTGCCATTATTCTATATGACAAAATTAGAATATACTATTCTATCCAAAGTCTTTTTCATGTAGCGGAATTTCCGTCTTCATCTCCTTTTGCAAAAACTGCTAACGGCTGGGAATTCAATTTAGGATCATTTCTTGCATGGACGTTTGTTCTGATCGCTGTGGATTTTATTTATTATTGGTTCCATCGGGCAACTCATGAGATCCATTTTCTCTGGGCCTGCCACGTAACCCATCATTCCAGCGAAGAATTTAATCTGACTGTTGCACTTAGACAATCCATGTTCCAGAGAATTTTCGAATATGCTTTCAATCTTCCGTTGGCTCTACTCGGAATTCCTTGGTGGATGTTTTTTATCTGTCACGGGATCTTAAAGATCTATCAATTCTGGGTCCATACTAGACTGGTTGGAAAGCTTGGCTGGATGGAAAAAGTTTTACTCACTCCTTCTCATCATAGGGTCCATCACGGAAGAGATCCGGAATATTTGGACAAGAATCATGGAGGAATATTGATCCTCTGGGATCGCATGTTCGGAACGTATGCGGAAGAGAAGAAGGAGCCGATCTACGGACTAACGGAACCTCTTCCTACATTCAATCCTATCTGGGCAAATTTACATGTATATGTTTCTCTTTGGAATTTAGTGAAGGCCACTCCTGGTTGGAAAGATAAACTTCTTCTTCTTATTAAAAAACCCGACTGGAGACCTGATTCGTTAGGCGGAGAGAAGAAGGTACCTGAAATAAACAGGTCCACTTATACAAAATTCGATCCGTCTATTTCTAATTCCAGAAAGGTATATGGAGTTTTACAGTTCATAGTTCTTGCGGGACTTTCCGCTTACTTATTAAAACTTTTAAAATTAGGAAAGATGTCTCTGGCCTTGTATTCAGGCTTTGGAGTTTGGTTTTTCTTTGCATTCTTAAGTTTGGGTCTAGTATGGAACGGAAGAGCTAAGATGGAAAAATGGGAAGTCCTGAAGTTTGTGTTATTGTGTCTTCTAGTTTGGAATCTAAAATAA
- a CDS encoding acyl-CoA dehydrogenase family protein yields MNSPLQFELPEELQQLRELVRDVVRKEVVPNRMHYDENNEYPKAILQKFKEAGLYQALFDEEHGGLGYGMMGGIVLAEEVSWGCLGVNTAFTSTKLGALPIDVGGTKAQKDKWLPLLASGEKTAAFGLSEPGAGSDVPAMATTAVKKGDRYVLNGTKQWISSAGQADIYTVFAMTDKDRGPRGISCFIIEKGTKGFSFGKKEDKLGIRCSETRQLIMEDCEIPEENLLGGKENMGFLHAFKTLILSRPAVAAGAVGLMQGAFDAAIEYAREREQFGTTIASFQAIQHMLADMAIKIEGSRLLTYKAGVYAETFHKDAAKFSAMAKCYASDSSVQVASDAVQIFGGYGYTKEYPVEKFYRDAKILQIYEGTSQIQRNEIAAGLIKDAASKNKKG; encoded by the coding sequence TTGAATTCACCGCTTCAATTCGAATTACCAGAGGAATTACAACAACTCAGAGAACTGGTCAGGGACGTAGTCAGAAAGGAAGTCGTTCCGAACAGAATGCACTACGACGAAAATAACGAGTATCCGAAAGCTATTTTACAAAAATTTAAAGAAGCAGGATTGTACCAGGCTTTGTTCGACGAAGAACATGGCGGACTAGGTTACGGAATGATGGGAGGTATCGTCCTCGCTGAAGAAGTTTCCTGGGGGTGTTTGGGAGTAAATACCGCATTCACTTCCACAAAACTAGGAGCTTTGCCGATCGATGTGGGAGGGACCAAGGCTCAAAAAGACAAATGGCTTCCTCTTCTTGCTTCAGGCGAAAAAACTGCTGCATTCGGTTTATCCGAACCTGGTGCAGGTTCCGATGTTCCTGCGATGGCGACTACCGCAGTGAAAAAAGGGGACCGTTATGTTCTGAATGGGACCAAACAATGGATCAGTAGTGCCGGCCAAGCTGATATTTATACTGTGTTTGCGATGACTGATAAAGACAGAGGCCCAAGAGGGATTTCATGTTTTATCATAGAAAAAGGAACCAAAGGATTTTCCTTCGGAAAGAAGGAAGATAAACTGGGGATCAGATGTTCTGAAACAAGACAGCTCATAATGGAAGACTGTGAGATCCCGGAAGAAAATCTTTTGGGTGGAAAAGAGAATATGGGATTTTTACATGCGTTCAAAACCCTTATACTTTCTAGACCTGCAGTCGCAGCCGGTGCGGTTGGGCTTATGCAAGGTGCATTCGATGCTGCAATTGAATATGCAAGAGAAAGAGAGCAGTTCGGAACAACGATTGCTTCTTTCCAAGCGATCCAACATATGCTCGCCGATATGGCAATCAAGATAGAAGGTTCCAGACTTTTGACTTACAAGGCTGGAGTGTATGCGGAAACTTTCCATAAAGATGCGGCAAAATTTTCTGCAATGGCAAAATGTTATGCATCCGATTCCTCAGTCCAAGTGGCATCCGACGCGGTGCAAATTTTTGGCGGCTACGGATACACCAAAGAATACCCTGTGGAAAAATTTTACAGGGATGCTAAGATCCTACAGATCTACGAAGGCACAAGCCAGATCCAGAGGAACGAAATTGCCGCAGGACTCATAAAAGATGCGGCATCCAAAAACAAAAAAGGGTAA
- a CDS encoding 7TM diverse intracellular signaling domain-containing protein, giving the protein MKRLLDIQNFLSWRVFCKLSFTFLTFSIFSPVFAFDPSSLPYDGISLVSYAEVWADEEGDTGFEKMQKKEFYPLSSASLGYSDLTHWFKIPIENRSSHSVSWILEIHYSQLDKAELYLASKGNKVLFRGGDRIPFGERPIQYRFPSFPLELKAGEKDTVYLKIQTKSSVNFAAFAYKSEDFFHNISNEQILLGIYFGSLLVMALYNLFLFLSTKEKTYLAFFGYVGAGVLAQWSLQGYSFQFFWPNSVVWASHIITSFTFLVSGTTADFIRFYFDAPNNYPNSNKLLKGISILSYILVVVGYFFPFGFALALYVFLSTITLVAILYLGFQGFSRNLRPALFFLGAWFVLVTGAFVFILRFSGIIPHTISLAYWGVEIGTAMHILLLALALADRVNDLSKDLSSKVEDLNEAKQAIEQSELRFRNLFEGAEELLLTLDQEGNIKDANRTLSRLTGYKPAEVEGKNFLDLIYTVDTQEGSIVLLLAKEKLEEHLRARKTVEFHSEFKQKYVMEPKPVKIRLQSFESEAGRKVLGKVSEISEDILSRFLISESMHFTVNNYLRNADILSRQLTSNLSQFAGSEVITAIRTCLREVLINAIEHGNLGISFDEKTEAMKSGNYMEFIQKRQREAFYGARNVKVAYSLNSKRIGFEIEDEGEGFDFKKMLNLDGEKLNEESYTHGRGIMMTRKVFDVVKFNEKGNKVLLIKYLQKPLKYKREPSFLDID; this is encoded by the coding sequence GTGAAAAGACTTTTAGACATTCAGAATTTTTTGTCTTGGAGAGTTTTTTGTAAACTCTCGTTCACTTTTTTGACCTTTTCCATTTTCAGTCCGGTTTTTGCGTTCGATCCGTCTTCTCTACCTTATGATGGGATTTCTTTGGTTTCCTATGCGGAAGTTTGGGCGGACGAAGAGGGTGATACAGGCTTCGAAAAAATGCAAAAGAAAGAGTTTTATCCTCTTTCTTCTGCGAGTTTGGGATATTCGGATCTGACTCATTGGTTCAAGATCCCCATAGAAAACAGATCTTCTCATTCAGTTTCTTGGATTTTGGAAATCCATTATAGTCAATTGGACAAGGCAGAATTGTATCTTGCCTCCAAAGGAAACAAGGTTTTGTTCCGAGGCGGAGATAGAATCCCTTTTGGTGAAAGACCTATCCAATATAGATTTCCGAGCTTTCCTTTAGAGTTAAAAGCCGGAGAGAAGGACACAGTCTATCTAAAGATCCAAACCAAAAGTTCGGTCAACTTTGCCGCCTTTGCGTATAAGTCTGAGGATTTTTTCCATAATATAAGCAATGAGCAGATATTACTCGGGATCTATTTCGGATCTCTTTTGGTAATGGCTTTATATAATCTGTTTTTGTTCTTATCCACAAAGGAAAAAACGTATTTGGCATTTTTCGGATATGTTGGTGCCGGAGTGCTCGCACAGTGGTCCCTTCAAGGATATTCTTTCCAATTTTTCTGGCCGAACTCCGTGGTGTGGGCAAGTCATATCATCACTTCTTTTACGTTTTTGGTCTCCGGGACCACTGCGGATTTTATTAGGTTCTATTTTGATGCTCCCAATAATTATCCGAATTCCAACAAATTACTAAAGGGAATATCAATTTTATCTTATATACTTGTTGTAGTCGGATATTTTTTCCCATTCGGTTTCGCATTGGCACTTTATGTTTTTCTGTCTACGATCACTTTGGTTGCGATCTTATATTTGGGCTTCCAGGGATTTTCGAGGAATTTAAGACCTGCGCTTTTCTTTTTGGGTGCCTGGTTTGTATTAGTTACGGGAGCGTTTGTATTTATTCTCCGGTTTTCCGGTATCATTCCTCATACAATCTCTTTAGCGTATTGGGGGGTGGAGATCGGAACTGCAATGCATATTCTTCTCTTGGCTTTAGCTTTAGCGGATAGAGTCAATGATCTCTCCAAGGATCTTTCCTCTAAGGTAGAAGATTTGAATGAAGCTAAACAAGCTATAGAACAGTCCGAGCTTAGATTTAGGAATTTGTTTGAAGGAGCAGAAGAACTTCTTCTTACATTGGACCAGGAGGGGAATATTAAGGACGCAAATCGTACTCTTTCAAGACTCACTGGCTATAAACCTGCGGAAGTAGAAGGTAAAAATTTCTTAGATCTGATCTATACTGTAGATACCCAGGAAGGTTCAATCGTTCTTCTTCTCGCAAAAGAAAAATTAGAAGAACATTTAAGGGCCAGAAAGACGGTCGAATTCCATTCTGAGTTCAAACAGAAATATGTAATGGAACCTAAACCGGTAAAGATCCGTCTCCAATCTTTTGAGAGTGAAGCTGGAAGAAAGGTTCTTGGTAAAGTTTCGGAGATCTCTGAAGACATTTTATCCCGCTTTTTGATCTCGGAGAGTATGCATTTTACGGTGAATAATTATCTTAGAAATGCGGATATCCTGAGTAGGCAACTTACTTCTAACCTAAGCCAGTTCGCCGGTTCCGAAGTGATCACTGCAATTCGAACTTGCCTTAGAGAAGTTTTGATCAATGCGATCGAACATGGAAATTTAGGGATTAGCTTCGATGAAAAAACAGAAGCGATGAAGTCCGGAAATTATATGGAATTCATCCAAAAAAGGCAAAGGGAGGCTTTTTACGGGGCAAGGAACGTAAAAGTAGCTTATTCCCTAAATTCGAAACGGATCGGATTCGAGATAGAAGATGAGGGGGAAGGTTTTGATTTTAAGAAGATGTTAAATTTGGACGGAGAAAAACTAAACGAGGAAAGTTATACACATGGTCGCGGGATAATGATGACCCGGAAAGTTTTCGACGTGGTAAAATTTAACGAAAAAGGAAATAAGGTCCTCTTAATCAAATATCTTCAAAAACCTCTCAAATATAAAAGAGAACCGAGCTTCTTAGATATTGATTAA
- a CDS encoding START domain-containing protein, translating into MKHLYLIIFLLIPVQIFSWDLEKDKNGITVHTRPVEGSELKEFRGKTKLKTDLNTVISLMEDNPNYVTWFKNCKHAEAVKVLNTREKYIYIQNGAPWPVDDRDFVIHTTFSQDKTTGAVTYTIRPIANIVAEKKGLVRGTLKGFWKFVPVGDEIEVTYQILSEPGGSIPASIANFVVVDIPYETLRKMKEKVTESKYVNSPKHPDLILPVPK; encoded by the coding sequence ATGAAACATTTATATCTTATTATTTTTCTTTTGATTCCAGTTCAAATATTCTCTTGGGATTTGGAGAAGGATAAGAATGGGATCACAGTCCATACGAGACCTGTAGAAGGTTCGGAACTAAAAGAGTTTAGAGGAAAAACAAAACTCAAAACGGATCTGAATACTGTGATCTCTCTAATGGAAGACAATCCGAATTACGTGACTTGGTTCAAAAATTGTAAACATGCGGAAGCGGTTAAAGTTTTAAATACAAGAGAAAAGTATATTTATATTCAGAATGGCGCTCCTTGGCCTGTGGATGACAGAGACTTTGTGATCCACACTACTTTCAGCCAGGACAAAACAACTGGGGCTGTGACTTATACAATTCGACCTATCGCAAATATTGTCGCTGAGAAAAAAGGACTAGTGAGAGGTACTCTCAAAGGTTTTTGGAAATTTGTGCCGGTAGGAGACGAGATAGAAGTCACGTATCAAATCCTAAGCGAACCGGGTGGAAGTATTCCTGCTTCGATAGCAAATTTTGTAGTAGTGGATATTCCTTATGAAACTTTAAGGAAAATGAAAGAGAAGGTGACCGAGTCTAAGTATGTCAATTCTCCCAAACATCCGGATCTGATCCTTCCCGTTCCTAAATAA
- a CDS encoding LIC_11366 family protein, protein MPGSYTVFTHTVPKPLLFRKPSGPSGRRANFYSIIMTGLLFGMISLGAEESVTTTPKLKEMPENRVSEPSDTWEFGARFGFGMRGPNRFDQNLNGFSSNLNPLVASQTKQENTRGSIQGEFLARTRLSENFKIGMIGGYRYFDPFHLTNLTSEPFYTNLNFQMESFYVLGMVWQEGRLNRYFRWETGLGLGITRALWVTKGYATNGKEYYQQNGNMRGSGLEFRLEGSLIHPINERVSLSFGTYLAWINITSFDGSFNGDTSSFYVRQDGRVSPLTESANQDNILLSNQYSRKLDMQSAYGGLFFGVNYKL, encoded by the coding sequence ATGCCGGGTTCCTACACAGTTTTCACGCATACAGTCCCAAAACCACTCCTTTTTAGAAAGCCGTCCGGCCCCAGTGGAAGAAGAGCAAATTTCTATTCGATCATCATGACTGGGCTTTTGTTTGGAATGATTTCCTTAGGAGCGGAAGAAAGCGTCACGACAACCCCTAAACTGAAGGAAATGCCTGAAAACAGGGTTTCCGAGCCTTCAGATACTTGGGAATTCGGAGCTAGATTCGGTTTTGGAATGAGAGGGCCGAATAGATTCGATCAGAATTTAAACGGTTTTAGTTCCAACTTGAATCCTCTAGTGGCCAGCCAAACAAAGCAGGAAAACACAAGAGGAAGTATCCAAGGAGAATTTTTAGCGAGGACCAGACTGAGCGAAAATTTTAAGATCGGGATGATCGGAGGATATAGATATTTCGATCCGTTTCATCTCACGAATTTAACTTCCGAGCCTTTTTATACGAACCTGAATTTCCAAATGGAAAGTTTTTACGTTTTAGGAATGGTCTGGCAAGAAGGTAGACTGAACAGATACTTCCGTTGGGAGACCGGGTTAGGACTCGGGATCACAAGAGCTTTGTGGGTGACAAAAGGTTACGCAACAAACGGAAAAGAATACTACCAACAAAATGGAAACATGAGAGGAAGTGGGTTGGAATTCCGACTGGAAGGTTCATTGATCCATCCAATCAACGAACGAGTCAGCCTAAGTTTCGGAACTTATTTAGCCTGGATCAATATCACTTCCTTTGACGGTTCCTTTAACGGAGATACCTCGTCCTTCTATGTGAGACAAGACGGCAGGGTTTCCCCACTAACTGAATCAGCTAACCAAGACAATATACTACTCTCCAACCAATATTCCAGAAAGTTGGACATGCAGTCCGCGTATGGCGGACTATTTTTCGGTGTTAATTATAAATTATAA